In Psychrobacter ciconiae, the genomic window CTTATTTTGTCAGCCGTTTTCGTTCCTATGGCGTTTTTTGGCGGCTCAACAGGGGTCATTTACCGTCAGTTCTCCATCACTTTGATCACCAGTATGGTGCTGTCGGCGCTTGTGGCATTGATTTTCACCCCTGCCCTTTGCGTAACTTTGCTTAAACGTAGCAAAAGCCATGACAAAGCCAATCAAGAAAACCAAAAAGGCTTTTTTGGCTGGTTTAACCGCACCTTTTATCGCTTAAGCCGCTCTTATGAAAACTTTGTGGGCAAAAGCTTTTCTCATAAATGGCTTTATGCGCTTGCTTATGCGGCAATTATCGGCATTATGGCGATCATTTTCCTGCGCATTCCAAGCTCATTTTTGCCCGAAGAAGACCAAGGCATTATGTTCACTTTGGTGCAATTGCCAGCAGGGGCGACGCTTGATGAAACCCAAGCGGTTCTTGATAAAGTTAACACCTATTATAATACCCAAGAAAAAGACAACATCGCCTCGGTGTTTACCGTTGCCGGATTTAGTTTTTCCGGTCAAGGTCAAAATATGGGGCTGGCGTTTGTGCGCCTAAATGATTGGGCTGACCGAAAAGGTGATGAAAATACGGCGCAAGCGGTTGCTGGTCGCGCGATGGGCTATTTTTTCACTCAGCTCAATGAAGCGCAAGTATTTGCGATTGTCCCTCCTGCCATTACCGAGCTTGGTAATGCCAGTGGCTTTGATATGATGCTGCAAGATGCAGGAAACATCGGTCATGATGGGCTGCTTGAGGCGCGAAATATGCTCCTTGGAATGGCGGCGCAAAATGATAAAGTGACCGGCGTTCGCCCGAACGGTCAAGAAGACGCCCCGCAGCTCAAGGTAAATATCAACCAAGAACAAGCTGCCGCTTATGGCTTATCGCTTGCCAATATCAATAGCGTAATTTCAACGGCTTGGGGTTCAGGATATATCAACGACTTCGTTGACCGTGGTCGTATTAAACGGGTGTTTGTTCAGGGTATTCCAAGCAGCCGAACCAATCCTGAGGACATCGGCAAGTGGTATGTCCGAAATGATGCTGGTAACATGATTTCATTTGATGCGTTTTCAAGCAGCGAGTGGCAATCAGGGTCACCAAGGCTTACCCGATACAACAGCTTGCCATCGATGAACATCCAAGGCAGTGCCGCTCCTGGCTTAAGTACCGGTGTGGCAATGGATGCGATGGAAGAAATGGTTTCCAAGCTTCCTGAAGGCGTGGGCTTTGAATGGACAGGATTGTCACTTGAGGAGCAAAAATCCGGCGCGCAAGCCCCGATGCTCTATGCCCTATCTATTCTCGTGGTATTCTTATGCTTAGCCGCGCTTTATGAAAGCTGGTCGATTCCGTTTTCAGTGCTGCTGGTCATCCCGCTTGGGGTTTTAGGCGCGGTGATCTTTACTTGGCTTCGTGACTTTGCCAACGACGTTTATTTACAAGTGGGACTGCTGACGGTGGTCGGGCTTTCTGCCAAAAACGCCATTTTGATCATTGAGTTTGCCAAGGAGCACCAAGAAGAGGGCTATAGCCTTCGCGAGGCAGTGATGACGGCGGCGCGGCAACGATTGCGCCCCATTATCATGACCTCGCTTGCCTTTGGTATTGGTGTTGTGCCATTATTTGTCGCAACAGGCGCGGGCTCTGGTAGCCAAAACGCCATCGGAACCAGTGTTTTGGGCGGTGTTGTGACCGCAACGTTCTTAGGGATTTTCTTTATTCCGATGTTTTATATTTGGGTTCGCGGGCTGTTTCCGTTCAAATATGACAATCCACCAAATGGCGGCAGCGGCGGCGGCTCACCAAATGAGCCTATTGCGCCTACGGCTGTCAATTTAGATAAACCCAGTGATGATTATGTCATCACCACGCCTGCGACCAGTTATCCGCCCGTGAGCCTTGGAGACAATATAAAATGAGTTCTCGACCCATGATTTTAGCAACTTTTTTACCAAAAGCTGCCAGTGCTTCAGCGATTGGCAAAAATGGCGGTCGCCTGCTGGCATTAAGTGCGCTTGCCCTAACTATGGCGGCGTGCCAAACCATCCCAAAGGCGGATCGAAGCCCTGTGCTTGCCGAACCTAACTTGCCGGTTGAAAAGCCGTTCAATGCGCTTGATAAAAACACCATCAGCCGCGCCGGTGAACCAAGCCTTGCCGCGCAGCGCTGGCAAAACTTTTACAGCGATGAGCGATTAAAAGGGCTGATTGCGCTTGGTCTTAGCAACAATAAAGACTTTAAAAACGCAAGCCTTGCCATCGAAAAAGCGCGAGCGCAATATCAAATTACCGATATTCGCGACTTGCCCAGTATCGATGGCAGCGCTGGCGTGTCCCGCGCCCGCCAACGCGGTCAAACCGGAAGTAGCTACAATGTAAACTTAGGACTGTCAAGCTATGAGCTTGATTTTTGGGGAAAAATTGCAAGCTTAAAAGACCAAGCGCTGCAAAACTTTTTGGCAACCACCGCAGCAAAAGACGCCACCCAAATCAGCCTCATTAGTAACATTGCTCAAAGCTATGCCAATTTAAGCTATAGCTTGGCGCAATTAAAACTGGCGGAAGCCACGGTTGAAAGCCGCGAGCGCTCATTGTTTATTGCTAATAAGCGCTTTGAAGCGGGAATTGACCCAAAACTGCCTTCACTGCAAGCCAGCGCGTCGCTTGAAAACGCGCGTCTTGCGGTACTACAAGCGCAAAGCAGTATTTTGACCGCGCAAAACGCCTTGCAATATCTGATTGGCGCGCCTATCCCAAGCAATTTGATGCCAGCGCCTGCTGTCAGCAACATCACCAACCATGATATCTTTAGCGCCGGATTGCCAAGTGAGCTGCTGCGCTTCCGTCCTGATATCCTGCAAGCGGAGTACAATTTAAAAGCCGCCGGCGCGAATATCGAGGTGGCGCGTGCCAACTACTACCCGACCATCAGTCTTGCCAGTAGCGTCGGTCTTGGCAGCTCAAGCTTGGGCGATTTATTTAAAAGCGGCTCGTTTGGTTGGTCAATTGGTCCAAACTTAAGCGTGCCGATCTTTGATGGTGGCAGACTCAACGCCAACTATGAGGTGGCACAAGTTGAGCGCGAGCAAGCCTTGACCAACTATGAAAGATCTATTCAAACGGCGTTTAAAGAAGTCTCCGACGTTCTTGCCAATCGGGCGACCCTTGGTGAGCAGCTCAACGCCCAATACCGCCTGCAAGATAACTTTGAGCAGACCTATCAAATTGCCGATGCCAGATTTAAAGCCGGTATCGCCAACTATTTGGACGTGCTTGATGCTCAGCGCTCGCTATTTACCACTCAGCAAGGCATCTTGAACTTGGAATTGCAAAAAATCATCAGCCAAATTGAGCTTTACCAAGCACTTGGCGGCGGGGCAAACCTTGATATTCCAAAAGTAATCCCAGTGCCCCAATACGCAAACCTTGCTCAAATTGGCAACCAAAATCGCGGCAATGGCGGCGCGGAAGCAAAAGCGACTTACGCGGTAGAAGCGGCAAGCTCAGCTCGCGTGGCAACGCTACCGGAAGCTGTGGCAATTAAGCAAGCCAAATTACCTGCCAAAGCTGAATTTGAGCCAAAAGCGGTTGTTGACGTCACCAAAGATGGCAAACCGGACGCCACGGTCGGCACAGTGATTCAAGAAACGCCAGTGGATCAAGCACCGGTGACCCCAATCGTTGGGCAATAATGGTTTCGCAGTGACCTTGCAAAGCTTTTAAATTAGCCCTGCCAATTTGGTGGGGCTTTTTGCTTTTGATAAGCAATGTTTAGTATAGTAGTTTGATGAATTTTAAAATGAATAACCATATCCAACATAAACCATGATTAGGAGCTCCTATGAGCTATACCTTTAACCGCCAATATCCTGCCACTCGCCTACGCCGCTTACGCTATAACGACAACGTCCGTGCGATGATTCGCGAGGTTGAATTGCACCCAAAACATTTTATCGCCCCTGTTTTTGTGTTAGAAGGTGACAATCAGCGCGAAGCCATCAAAAGTATGCCGGGGGTTGAGCGCCTATCGATTGATTTGCTAATTAAATTTGCTAAAGAGTTGCTTGCCGAGGGCGTCACCACCATCGATATTTTTCCCGTGATTGACAATAGCTTAAAAACGCCAGACGGTCGCGCCGCTTTTGATGAAAATGGCTTAACGGCTCGCGCGGTAAAAGCAGTTAAAGACGCCGTTCCTGAAATGGTGGTGATGACCGATGTGGCGCTCGACCCTTACACCTCGCACGGTCAAGATGGTCTGCTTGATGACACAGGCTACGTGGTGAATGACCCAACCGTTGAAGTGCTCGTTAAGCAAGCGCTCGTTCATGCCCGCGCGGGTGCGGACATCATCTCCCCAAGCGATATGATGGACGGTCGCATCAAAGCCATGCGCGATGCCTTTGAGGCTGAAGGCTTTGCCAATACAGCGCTTATGGCGTATTCTGCCAAATATGCCTCTGCTTATTATGGACCTTTTCGCGATGCGGTCGGTAGCGCTGGCAACTTAAAAGGTGGTCATAAAAAGCAGTACCAAATGGACTTTGGCAACCGAGCCGAAGCTTTGCACGAAGTTGCCTTAGATATTGCTGAAGGCGCGGACATGGTGATGATTAAACCGGGTCAGCCCTACCTTGATTTAATCCGCGAAGTTAAAGATACCTTTGGCGTTCCCACTTTTGCTTATCAAGTTTCCGGCGAATACGCCATGCACATGGCAGCCATTCAAAACGGTTGGCTGACCGATGCGGTGATTTTAGAATCATTAATAGGTTTCCGCCGAGCAGGCGCTGATGGTATCTTGACCTACTTTGCTTTGGAAGCGGCGCGGCAATTGAATAACGCCTAATTTTTAAAAAATAGCAGATTGTCAAACGAGCGATATAAGCGAAATTTTACTTGTATCGCTTGTCTCTAGGCTTATAAGTTATCGCGCCAAATCTCTATCGCGGCAACTGATCGAATAATAATTGCCACGCGGCGGATTGGGATTTTTAATTCCAAAAGCTCTAAGATAATCATCAAAATTAACTCGCTCGATTGAGCAGCGATTTTTTTTAGCAAAGCTATTTAACCGGCTCAAGCTATCTTGTTGCCGAATGACTGCGCCCACGCCTTCACTCACGCAGCAGCCGATATAGCGCCCCATGTATTCCTCTTCAATGATTTTTAAATCGTGACCTAAAAGGCTTGCAGGCTTACGAAGTAAATAATTATCGGTATAATCGTAGCGTAAATCGGGGGTGTTTTTTATAAAATTAAGCTTTTTATATGAGCGAATGGCAGCGCCTGAATATTTATTATTGCGAATAATATTGCCGTCTCGATCAATGGTTATGGTCATTGATTTGAGCAGCCCACGTTCAAGATCATCAACATGAGCCGTAGCAGCCATAGGAAATGCCACGACTATACTTAATAAACTTGCAGTCAGCGTTAACTTCATAAATCCTCACGAATTGTTAATAAACTGTTAAATTATCATTCTTTATTATGTCCTTAATTCAAATAATAGCAAGTTTGGCAACTCACCATGAGTAATTAGTGGCAAAAATTTTTTACTCCTTTACTTTTTATTTTAATAAAAGGCAAAGTAATCGCGTAATCTCGCCATCAAGTTTGACCATCTTTCTACAACCTATTGCATTTTGCTTTATAATAACTCCCCAAAGCAAAACGCTAACCCATCTATTTTATTACCCATTATTTATTTTAACGCTGCTCGGCAAGGTGACCATTTCACTTTGCCTGAGTTGGCGTTTTTGCAAAAACGGAAAAACTTTATGAGTCAACTCAATCCTAAACAACAAGAGGCGATGCTTTACGTTTCAGGACCCCTGCTGGTACTTGCCGGCGCAGGCTCGGGCAAAACCTCGGTCATCACTCGAAAAATCGCCCATTTGATTGAAGATTGCAACATTCCAGCCGAGCGCATCACCGCCGTCACCTTTACCAACAAAGCCGCTCGTGAAATGAAAGCTCGCGTTGGCAAATTGCTACCAAGTGACAAAATGCGCGGTCTCACCGTGTCAACCTTTCACCAATTTGGGCTGCAATTTTTGCGCTATGAGCTGTTGCACACGCCGCTTAAAGGCAACTTTACCATCATGGACAGCGATGACAGCAAGCGGCTGTTGATGGAGCTGATGATGCGCGATAATTTGTCAGGCGCGGAAAGCCGTGAGCTGATTGGCAAAGCAGTGAAAATGATTTCGGATTGGAAAAACGATTTGATTGAGCCGGACAAGGCGATGGAAACCTTAACCGACCCTGAAGATATGATTTTTGCGACGCTTTATGCGTTATATGAGCGCAATTTGCGGGCTTATAATGCCGTTGATTTCGATGATTTGATTGTTTTGCCAACCAAAATTTTGCGGGAAAATAATGAGCTTCGCGACAAATGGCAAAACCGAATCCGCTATTTGTTGGTCGATGAATATCAAGATACCAATACCGCGCAATACGAGATGATTAAAAACTTGGTCGGCGTTCAAGGTCGCTTTACCGTGGTTGGCGATGATGACCAGTCGATTTACGCTTGGCGCGGCGCC contains:
- the hemB gene encoding porphobilinogen synthase — translated: MSYTFNRQYPATRLRRLRYNDNVRAMIREVELHPKHFIAPVFVLEGDNQREAIKSMPGVERLSIDLLIKFAKELLAEGVTTIDIFPVIDNSLKTPDGRAAFDENGLTARAVKAVKDAVPEMVVMTDVALDPYTSHGQDGLLDDTGYVVNDPTVEVLVKQALVHARAGADIISPSDMMDGRIKAMRDAFEAEGFANTALMAYSAKYASAYYGPFRDAVGSAGNLKGGHKKQYQMDFGNRAEALHEVALDIAEGADMVMIKPGQPYLDLIREVKDTFGVPTFAYQVSGEYAMHMAAIQNGWLTDAVILESLIGFRRAGADGILTYFALEAARQLNNA
- a CDS encoding efflux RND transporter permease subunit; protein product: MSRFFIDRPIFAWVMAILVMLLGIISVVNLPIEQYPRIAPPTISVSANYPGANAQTVEDSVVQIIEQRMKGLDGLMYMSSSSSSNGGASVTLTFENGTDPDTAQVQVQNKLQAAMSALPQEVQRQGVNVNKSSSSFLMVQGFISENGEMDRQDIADYINSNVVDQLSRVEGVGEVQVFGSSYAMRIWLDPAKLRSYSLVPSDVVNAVRSQNAQISAGQLGQAPADTDRQVINATVTVQSYLQTPEEFRNILLKTDQSGAQVRLGDVADVEIGSENYSVISLYNGQESAGLGISLAGGANALETREAVGARMAELEQNFPAGLTTVVPYDTTPFVRLSIEQVVHTLIEAIVLVFIVMFIFLQNWRATIIPTLAVPVVLLGTFAVLYVSGFSINVLTMFALVLSIGLLVDDAIVVVENVERILEENPAISVKDATIQSMGEISKIVIGIALILSAVFVPMAFFGGSTGVIYRQFSITLITSMVLSALVALIFTPALCVTLLKRSKSHDKANQENQKGFFGWFNRTFYRLSRSYENFVGKSFSHKWLYALAYAAIIGIMAIIFLRIPSSFLPEEDQGIMFTLVQLPAGATLDETQAVLDKVNTYYNTQEKDNIASVFTVAGFSFSGQGQNMGLAFVRLNDWADRKGDENTAQAVAGRAMGYFFTQLNEAQVFAIVPPAITELGNASGFDMMLQDAGNIGHDGLLEARNMLLGMAAQNDKVTGVRPNGQEDAPQLKVNINQEQAAAYGLSLANINSVISTAWGSGYINDFVDRGRIKRVFVQGIPSSRTNPEDIGKWYVRNDAGNMISFDAFSSSEWQSGSPRLTRYNSLPSMNIQGSAAPGLSTGVAMDAMEEMVSKLPEGVGFEWTGLSLEEQKSGAQAPMLYALSILVVFLCLAALYESWSIPFSVLLVIPLGVLGAVIFTWLRDFANDVYLQVGLLTVVGLSAKNAILIIEFAKEHQEEGYSLREAVMTAARQRLRPIIMTSLAFGIGVVPLFVATGAGSGSQNAIGTSVLGGVVTATFLGIFFIPMFYIWVRGLFPFKYDNPPNGGSGGGSPNEPIAPTAVNLDKPSDDYVITTPATSYPPVSLGDNIK
- a CDS encoding efflux transporter outer membrane subunit, which encodes MSSRPMILATFLPKAASASAIGKNGGRLLALSALALTMAACQTIPKADRSPVLAEPNLPVEKPFNALDKNTISRAGEPSLAAQRWQNFYSDERLKGLIALGLSNNKDFKNASLAIEKARAQYQITDIRDLPSIDGSAGVSRARQRGQTGSSYNVNLGLSSYELDFWGKIASLKDQALQNFLATTAAKDATQISLISNIAQSYANLSYSLAQLKLAEATVESRERSLFIANKRFEAGIDPKLPSLQASASLENARLAVLQAQSSILTAQNALQYLIGAPIPSNLMPAPAVSNITNHDIFSAGLPSELLRFRPDILQAEYNLKAAGANIEVARANYYPTISLASSVGLGSSSLGDLFKSGSFGWSIGPNLSVPIFDGGRLNANYEVAQVEREQALTNYERSIQTAFKEVSDVLANRATLGEQLNAQYRLQDNFEQTYQIADARFKAGIANYLDVLDAQRSLFTTQQGILNLELQKIISQIELYQALGGGANLDIPKVIPVPQYANLAQIGNQNRGNGGAEAKATYAVEAASSARVATLPEAVAIKQAKLPAKAEFEPKAVVDVTKDGKPDATVGTVIQETPVDQAPVTPIVGQ